One stretch of Zingiber officinale cultivar Zhangliang chromosome 6B, Zo_v1.1, whole genome shotgun sequence DNA includes these proteins:
- the LOC121989832 gene encoding protein FAR-RED ELONGATED HYPOCOTYL 3-like isoform X1 has translation MNGPLVNTKMMDSSVGSTKIMDRSLEGSVSSDVSGEGTNGINRLTKRISGVKLLSSTDVSINNSGVKPSQMHDSHSKELHVTEYNELYMKNQSSLSTTRLKDLEKGNAQFLLYFLENKQSDDPSFFYAVQIDEKERLTKFFWVDGRSKNDFAYFRDAVLFDNLSDKQKCCQLIYGSMRTSIFFLYIIILTSLNEHDTGANLIL, from the exons ATGAATGGACCCTTAGTAAATACTAAAATGATGGACAGTTCAGTGGGAAGCACAAAGATCATGGATAGGTCATTAGAAGGAAGTGTGTCTTCTGATGTATCGGGAGAAGGTACAAATGGAATAAACAGATTAACAAAAAGAATTAGTGGGGTTAAACTTTTGTCTTCTACTGATGTATCAATAAACAATAGTGGGGTTAAACCATCTCAGATGCATGATAGTCATTCAAAGGAGTTACATGTCACAGAATATAATGAATTATATATGAAGAATCAGTCATCTTTGAGCACTACAAGGCTTAAGGATCTTGAGAAAGGAAATGCACAGTTCCTTCTATATTTTCTGGAAAATAAACAGTCTGATGATCCATCATTTTTCTATGCAGTACAAATTGATGAAAAGGAACGTTTGACCAAATTCTTCTGGGTAGATGGACGGTCTAAAAATGATTTTGCCTACTTTCGGGATGCAGTCTTGTTTGACAACCTATCGGACAAGCAG AAGTGCTGTCAATTAATATATGGAAGCATGAGAACTTCAATTTTCTTCCTCTACATCATCATATTGACATCACTGAATGAACATGATACAGGAGCAAATTTAatattgtaa
- the LOC121989832 gene encoding protein FAR-RED ELONGATED HYPOCOTYL 3-like isoform X2, whose product MNGPLVNTKMMDSSVGSTKIMDRSLEGSVSSDVSGEGTNGINRLTKRISGVKLLSSTDVSINNSGVKPSQMHDSHSKELHVTEYNELYMKNQSSLSTTRLKDLEKGNAQFLLYFLENKQSDDPSFFYAVQIDEKERLTKFFWVDGRSKNDFAYFRDAVLFDNLSDKQSRSAVN is encoded by the exons ATGAATGGACCCTTAGTAAATACTAAAATGATGGACAGTTCAGTGGGAAGCACAAAGATCATGGATAGGTCATTAGAAGGAAGTGTGTCTTCTGATGTATCGGGAGAAGGTACAAATGGAATAAACAGATTAACAAAAAGAATTAGTGGGGTTAAACTTTTGTCTTCTACTGATGTATCAATAAACAATAGTGGGGTTAAACCATCTCAGATGCATGATAGTCATTCAAAGGAGTTACATGTCACAGAATATAATGAATTATATATGAAGAATCAGTCATCTTTGAGCACTACAAGGCTTAAGGATCTTGAGAAAGGAAATGCACAGTTCCTTCTATATTTTCTGGAAAATAAACAGTCTGATGATCCATCATTTTTCTATGCAGTACAAATTGATGAAAAGGAACGTTTGACCAAATTCTTCTGGGTAGATGGACGGTCTAAAAATGATTTTGCCTACTTTCGGGATGCAGTCTTGTTTGACAACCTATCGGACAAGCAG AGTAGAAGTGCTGTCAATTAA